The Anolis carolinensis isolate JA03-04 chromosome 2, rAnoCar3.1.pri, whole genome shotgun sequence genome contains the following window.
ATATACACAATGAATTTTCCTTTCTGACATGTGCATACAACATGTGCAAATTTAGTATGGGGGAGATGACTGTGCACGTTTCAGAAAAGTGATAATAAGTTGGTGGATAATCTACACCATGTCAAATAATCTCCAATTAAAGTTAGCCTTTTTGTGTCAAAACTCAAGCCCCCCTTGACATAACTCACTGAACATAAAGAGAAATCCAAAGACTAATATAAAAGTGGATGTCATGAATGTGACTAACACATTTCAAATTCTCTTTTATCTACTGAATAAAGAGCCTAATGTGAAAGATGTAAGAGGCAGCTAGAAGTCTTTATACGCCTACAGAATTCATAAATGTTATCTAGGGCAGCAGCAAAATTGAATAGGAATATGTCATTTATTACAGATGTGATTACTGAATTCTGTTTGTTCCAACCACTCTTGTAGCAGCAGACTTCAAGTTAGAGTTTTCCATGCATGTTCATACCTGCAGGGGGCACAAAATCTATATGCTTACTTTTGGATACGACATATCCAGGAATTGTTTCCTTCTGTTTCATCATTTGGCCAGCTGTTGCTAAGTTAAATTATCATTTCTGATCTCCAGATACTACTGTTCATACATTTGTTGCCATTTGCTTTTGACTTGCAGACGAAATTCCAACGGTGGTTGGAATCTTCAGTGCCTTTGGGCTGGTCTTCACTGTCTCCCTCTTTGCTTGGATCTGCTGCCAACGCAAATCTTCCAAATCAAACAAAACCCCTCCTTACAAATTTGTCCATGTGCTGAAAGGTGTTGATATTTATCCTGAAAACCTCAACAGCAAGAAGAAATTTGGTGCAGAGGACAAAGGAGAAGCCAAAAACAAGTCTATCATTCCAAAGAGTTCTCTACATCTTGACCTCGAGAAGCGAGATCTGAATGGCAACTTCCCCAAAACAGTTCCGAAGATAACAAGTTCCTCAGAAGTTGAGAACTCTATTCCAAAAGTCTTTCCTGAGAGGGAGAAAGATTCGGTGTCCCCTGATAGCTTGAAATCTATCTCATCTTTATCTTCTGAAGAGAAGCAAGATAAATTAGGGACTCTCTTCTTCTCGCTTGAGTACAACTTTGAAAAGAAGGCATTCATGGTGAACATCAAAGAAGCACGTGGCTTGCCAGCCATGGATGAGCAGTCAATGACTTCTGATCCGTACATCAAAATGACAGTACTGCCTGAGAAGAAGCACAAGGTGAAAACTCGAGTGCTGAGGAAAACCTTAGACCCGGCTTTTGACGAAACCTTCACCTTTTATGGGATCCCATATACTCAGGTTCAAGATCTGAGTCTTCACTTTATGATTCTGAGCTTTGACCGGTTTTCTCGAGATGATGTCATTGGAGAAGTACTCTTTCCTTTATCAGGGATTGAGTTGTCTGAAGGAAGACTGCTGATGAACAAAGAAATCATCAAAAAGAATGTTAGGGTaattaattttacatttttattattaatttgttttgcctgctatgtctcagtacataaaAGATTTTAATGCTCCAGGATGTAAGATTAGCActtcacacagacacacaaatctTTATTTATGTATCTATATAAATCTTGGATGGATAAATACATAAAAGATAGGTAGGTAGCTTGATTGATCAATCAAGAGATATCAGAGAAGCTCAACAATACAAAAGGGGTTGTTACTGTACCCTTTATTTGTATCAACCTAAGAAGAAAGGATTTTACACAGTTTTTGAAAGATGACCCAGCTTGGGTTGAGTGGGCCCACAAAAAGAAGGGGGTTTGTCAATTTTGAAAGAACCATTAACACTGGATCAAACTGTGCTTATTCCATCTTTTCTTAACTTATGGTTATGTACTCTAGACAGCATCCAGAGTCATGCTTCTATCATAATCTAACATGTTGCATTGTATAATCTAAGTGTATAAACACAAAGTAATAATAATCCACAAGGAGCCATTGGATCAGGACCTTATGCTATGATCAACAGGGCTGTTATAATGTGCTCTGCATCAAAAAATCTCTAAGTGATTTATCCAGTAAGCCATGTTgagaaacaacatcaaaccacCGATCATTCAGTTCCCCAGAGTTTCTCAGACATACCTGGCAGTAAATATGGAACCTTCTAAATGAAAAACATGTGCTCTATGTTTAAGCTGTGGCCCATCCTTGAAGCTACAGTCTAAGTCTTGTGATTCTCTGGGCTTTCACACAAGACTTCTGCAGAGGCAATGCCACAAAGTGAAGTGGTCAGAATACTTGAGTGGAATGGCACCCTGAAGCCAACCATGCCCACTAGAGGTGTGTGCAATGCCCAAAAACCATACCATTTTTGGAACCATTTTTGGCTCCCACCTCCtcgttttctgggaaattcccaaaattgggagggggtgCCATTTTCATTCCAGTAAGATCCAATTCATTGGtgcctcacttgtaggccacatgtATGACTGCTGTTTgcaaagttttggaaagtttgaccaatccactgattttgtgcaaaaaatttttttattatttgtttaaaaaaaccacaagaggggattctgggaattgaaatcccaACCAGGGTGTGCCATAAgaagggaggagaatggacacagtcaaccaggcttctgattggctgtgaaagaaacatgagaaacagagagaaaccCTCATCATACCCTGGGAGGGAGCACAGATGATCTTTCAATGCCCATGCCATACAAGGtgttgctgggaaagcaagttcccaatGGGGCCCTCTCTGGAGAAGAGGCCTAGGGAAGCCTTtaccatttctctctctttctctctctttccaaccTCATTTTTCTCAAGTGGTCACTCTGAGTAGGGATGGAGTAGGCTGCCAGGAAAGAAAGTAGAGGAGGGGCACCACCAGGTGCCTACTCCCGCCTAATTTGCGAGACCACCCACTCAGCACAGCTTCTGCCTCAGGTAGAGTACCACTCAGCCCCATCGAGCCATCAGCTGAGAGATCCAACTGCTTGTGATCCATTCCAACTAAGGCTTTGGCTGGGTCCTACTCAGTCTGTTTTCAGCAGTCCAGCTGCTGGACTGCCAAATTTTCCCAAATACCAAATCGCCAAACTGAattgtgcacacccctaatgcCCATCATTAATCAGGCTGAATTGTTTCACACCAATAATAATGACGTGTTGACAGAGAGCAGACTTTGATGCTGGGAATCCACTGATGGAATCCAGTGGATGTGGGTGACTATAATCTATCCTTCGTAGGCTGGTCATAGGGGCATTCTCAGAAACCTACTCCGAAGGACTGGAACACCTTCTTCAAACCTGTTCCAGAGCTGATAAATCCTTtgagactgttttttttttcaggggaGGCAGGTTTGAGGCCCACAAGAGAAAGGAGCAATAGGACAACACTAGCTATTATCCATTTATGAGGCACAGTAGTGGAAATGGGTCTAAGTGTTAAAGTGGAGCTTTATAAACTTGGCAGTAGTTCTCTTTTGCAAATTAATGGAGGAAGATAATGTACCAGAGCATAAGCTATGTATATAaacaaaagataataataatccatGGGGAGTCACTGGATCAGGACATTATGCTGTGATCAACAGGGCTGCTAGAGCCTGCTAATACAGACCCAGATACAAGAACAAGACTGCTATCAGTCTGTTGTCTTCACTTGAGGGCAGCAGGTGACAAGGGACAGATGTTTTAGAGACAGTTCCCAGGTGTTGTAAATGATGAAGGATAACAGTAGTTGAAATCACAATATATGGATGGCTTTGGGGTCTGAAATGTGCATTGAAGTAATCACTTCTACCATTACCACCAACCCAAATATATGGACCACTGTTACTAAAATATGCTGTAGATCATGAAAAAACTTTGAAATGATATTGAATATAATGTGACTCCCTTATCCACTGACTcattatccatgatttcacttaCCGGCACTCCAAAAAACATCTCCACACACACCTGTAAGTGTTTGCAGGATTTTCTAggccctccaatgtgattctatgctatgcttccagcccaagaaTATCAAAGAATAGGACTAGAAGACCGAAAGACGTCTACAAACACTTATGTTTGCTATTCACTTGTACAATCCTGACCATGTATAGTCTTactataggattcactattacccACAGTTTTAGGGATCCACAATGAGCCCTGGAATATATCCCCTGCAAAGATGGGAGTCATAGTGTACTTGTCCCTATATACACTAATATTGTCATTACAGGAACATTGAAAATGAAGATGAACATTCACAATCCAATAAATGCACCATTATATCGCAGACAGTAGTCTGtgggaataaattgtggcatcATTATCCAAAACTGccttaaaaacaacaagaacaagcaaTTTCAAGAGTGTAATTTGAAGCAGAGTGGGAAAGAGTGGAACAGCATCTTAATATAGAGTTCTGCTCCAATCCATATCACCTCTCTCAGATTTATTTCTCTCCCAGCAGAGATCTCCAAGCACTTCAATTCAATGTTTGAACCAATCCTTTATCTGtattatattaatacagtagtTAATATTATATATCACCAAGACTAAAAATATTACACAGATGTTTATACTATGCAGAGTTGATGATAGTTCTGGATTCAGGCAGAACATGCCATcttctttccccccctttcccctttgttgtTATTGCAGTTGAAGTTATTGGTCACCAATAATGGAATAATGAGATGAGACACAAAAAAATGGGTTAAACAAGGATCACTTTACTTGGCCAATATCTCATTTAAGTTGTTTGAGCCTGAAAGTAGCAAGAGAAAAGAAACCTGATATGGATCCAGCTGAGGCCAAGTTCCTAAACCAAAACTACCTCCTCAGATTTCTTTTGGGCAAAATACTTGAGCCCAGAGGGGAATCCAATAGTTGGTTTGCTCCTTGGCTAATCACTTACCGGAATGTAACCTTAGGATACTTCCACCAAAGTCCTAGGACCTTATGAAATGCCTGGTGAACCTCCGGAGGAGACTCCTTTCCTCTCCTCAGATCCCTGGAGCTGCAGAGGCCACACCAAAGCCCCACCATACAACAAAAGGGTGCAAAGGCTGTATACCAAAGTCTAAATTTTGTCCCCCCTCACCTGCCAAATAATATCCTATTTGAAAATATCACCTTGGGATAACCATTATGATACAATATGGGGTAGGGAAATAAACTTCAGATAAAGGGGAGAAAATTCCTACTAGCCTTGAAGTGATCAGTAAACTCACACTGCACTGAGGGCTGCAGGGTAGGCTGCTCTGCTGGGATCCAAAGAAGCACATGATCAGGTCTTACTCACAGTGATTCCCCAGCATGTGATGCCTTCCAGTTCCACACAAAAAGACTCCTGGTCTCTGACCATGAAGGCCATCAAAAGCATACATTCCTTGTAGCATCTTTCATCACATGGtccaggtatttatttattcattcatttatttatttatgtacagtatttgtattccgcccttctcaccatgaagggtactcagggcagatcacaatgtacatatctatggcaaacattcaatgccattaaataaacaacacatagacagactcagaggctatttaactttccagcttctggcttttgtgagggtatgctcgattccggccacaggaggagctgctgcttcatcatccaatgTGACaatgagtccttttgatggagtacttcctcatccagcatgcacgctgctggatgtttttatggcattgtaaattagttaaattagcctccccgcataagcggtctctaaattttcctacttgacagatgcaactgtcttttgagttgcTTAAGTAAACAACAAGCTGGGCCTATTTAACAgtcaggcactcaatctgactcgggctttgaactcatgacctctcagtcagtagtgatttattgcagcaggctactaaccagctgcgtcacagcccggtATGTAATATTGCAGCAGGACTAAAAATGATCCCTTTCTCCTGCCACAGTCCTCTTGCTCACTTCTGGAATTTTCTAAATGTCTTTTTTCCTGTGTATGCCATTCTCATGCCTTGTGCTCCTTAATGGAAGTCTATAGACCAGGAATGGGCTACTGTGCAAGAAGCATGAacaatttttcttctttgtccagTTGGTGGGTTACTCCAGTCCATTTCTGCACATCCAAAGTGACACAATCTCATTCTGGTTGACATTTtggctgtttttttaaatttgtgtagggggggggggactgatatTTTGAAGACTTTACGAAGGAAACTGCTTCAGTTTTGGCAGATTTTGGCTAGTTTTCAGGACAAAAAAAAACTCACCTGATAATCATCCTAAATTGCTTTTAGAAATGGGAGGCCTGGGGAGGTCTAAGGGTCCCATGTGGCCCATGGGCTGTTGTACACTATGTTGATAACACAACACAGCTAACAAAAACAATTCTTGGTGTCTTAGCTTTGAGGCCTATTCCTGGACTTTTattgggcactgattcagaaaactacattggagagactacatcagctctagtttcttagatatggttatcattatttttttaataggGAAACAGGTGGTGAGTGGTATATGACATTatcttctgtatctcaaaaactagagctgatagggggaagtaggtgccattttttgaatcagtaagtcaaatatacccagaaataggtcAAACATTTAAGACActaaatatgtgttggccagtgtaatgccATTTGGACTTGTGGCTCCCATACAGGAAAAAATTGAATTTGAATCTGATTCATAAAATTATACTATCTTTTAAATCTTGGATTAATCATTACTTAAACTACCTATTCAAACATCCAAATGTGTGGGTTAAAAAATGTATGGACTGCATTCAAGTAAAGCTTGTTTTATCAAAACAGATTCTTTAAAAATGATCTATTTGACTGAATATTTTGAAATCTGTAAGGAAACTCACTGAAGTCTACTTTTAGTTACAATAGCATCTTAAACCGGGTCATTTAACTTTCACTACCCAACAGTCTCATCAAGCTAATCTAAACGATTAGGGAAAAAGCCAACAGATTTACCTTGGCTTTGTCAATAGAGACCAACAGGCCCAATTCCAAGTGCTTCATAATTAACTAGGTGGTGGACTGCAAAGGTACAGTCTCCATCCCAATAAAGTCCATGGCAAAACTCCATTGACTTTAATGGCTTTGAGTGTCACCATTTATCATCATGGCTCTCATCCATAAGCCATCAACTTATAGTGCTTGCATGACTAAGCCTCCCATCCTCAAATCACTTAGCAAAAGTTCCCTGCTGCTAATGTATCACTTTGACTATCAAACCAGCTGATAGAATTGAGGCATCTGTTTTATTAATATTAGTGGTTCTGGCACACTTTCTGAATACTTTAATTAGGGATAAACTCCGATGAAATCAACAGATCTTATTTCTAGTCTTTTGACATCCAATGGCAGCAGATGGTGCCCTTGGCAATGTGACAGTGAAGCTGAACTATAAAGGGACTATGGAAATATCTATCTTCAAAGTAGATTCAGGGTATTAAAAAGTTCCTTTAAGGCAGAGATGAGTCCTCTTTTGTGGCCATCCTCATATAGAAAGCCAACACATGGAATATGCAAAGATAATCCGCTTCCGTGAACAGCCCAGAAACATATTCCTCCATTTTCCTCTGCAGTTCTCTGATAGGAAGCAGCAAGACAAAACTTACTGTTATCATTTGGAATGAGTATTCCAAAGAGGAATTGAAATATTTGTTAGGCACACTGAACAGAGGGATGGTTTGTTGGAAGGATATGGGGAAATTGGTCCATGGGCATGATATATTTGCCtgttttatgatgatgtgttCTAAAAACCAGAGTAGATTTGTCACCTCAGTGACCTGGGATCCACTAGCTGTGACTGTTGCTAAATTTCAAACCTATTAAGCATTTCAACCTCTCAATAACCAATAGTTCTTCTTAAAGACCTGCTCGTGTATTGACTTTTgggaaattgttttaaaaagatcAAGCATCAAAGCAAATTGCTTCACAATGCACCAAGCTATATTTTCATCGGagtgttttatatgtattttttttaatacaatAGGCCCCTATAGGTGACCTGGTGCATTGCAATTTACTTGGTTTCTGTTTCCTAagatacatattttttttctagCAGGATGACTATATCAACTTTACCGAGTCTTATTTagaatcatggaaccatagagttggaagagacagcaAAGGCCATATAGCCCAACCTCATGCTGGAATGCATAATCAAAGCACAAAGAGAATCATAAAactatagaaccatagaatcacagaattggacaagacctcgtgggccatccagtccaacctcctgccaagaagcaggaaaatcacttaAAATAATTAAGACCAAACATGTTGAAGATGGACTTAACGTAGTAGATGTGGTAGAAAATAGCAAAGTACTAATGTAACCCTTCACAAtggttgtgatttttaaaaagacccCTCCTACTTTCTGTCCCACTATGAAAAAGTAGCCATTGGAACCCATGTTTCAGGTCCTTGAGAGAGAGAGTGGGTGATGGAGATTGAATAAAATTGAGTCATCATGGAATACTATCAATGGTCACTCTATTTTTCAATTCCCTTTCCACAATCAGATATTTATATACTTGTAAATTAGAGGGCAGCACTTGATTCATTTACACCAAAATAAATTTGCAAGCTTTTTAAGCATAATGACAATTTTAATAGAAATTCAACTGCTAATCCCATTTTGAGTATTCCCATGCAACATCAACATGTAAATTACATTGATCCAATGTGCCTATATTTCCTGAGACTAGTAATTCAACATAACCTCTTGTCTTTGTAGCTACTTTTATGGTCAAAGATTTCCTAACATTCAATATTGTGATATATTCTAGGGGGTAATACCGACTAATCTGGGTCAAGTGAGCCATGCCTCAAACCCATTGAAATAAAGAGAACTAGAAATTTTGATCCTTTAActgttttggatgtcaactctcagaagccctagctTAGCTTGGCTAatagttaggaattctgggaactgaggtCCATGACACCTGGAAGAGTTTGGGGAACACTGAGTTAAATATTCTCAATCTATTTACAAAATGCTACGTGTTTAAGGATTTGCTTTACACAATTGTATAAGTGGCTTATTTCTAAGGTTTTAAAATAGCTCTCAGTGTCATTTCTTATAGAACAttatgcatgatttttttttctaattctcTAGAAGTCTTCTGGGCGTGGAGAGTTGCTGATCTCCCTTTGTTACCAGTCCACAACGAATACTCTCACTGTAGTTGTTTTGAAAGCGAGGCACCTACCCAAAGCTGATGTTTCAGGATTATCAGGTAATTTATAATAGCACATTCTTACAGTGACCTACATACAAGGGATTTAAGAGCTTGAGCCAATATCTATATACACTGGAATTAAACGTGTAAGTTTCAAGCAGTCTAATGCCTATGGATTTATTCATCTTGAtatataaaaaacaagaactgagtctgATGTTCTTGCTTGGGCAACTGAGCAGGGTCTTCTGCTTGATGAACTTCATGCCCTCTGAGTCCCAGTTTAAATAAACGATCCCAGGAACCATACATTGGAAAACACATGGACAACTTTCACAGACCTGGGAATCTCAGATCATGGTCACAATTTAAATATGTCATAAACTCATCTCATTTTACTAAATCTCCAGCACTTAGtcataccatacttttccttctaACATCAGGACTAACTCCTTGACTATTATggcagatagatatagatatagatatagaagattATTGGTTtatttgggaaatattttgacaatATCACTGTGGGTCCCATGCCTCCCTGACTCCATTCTAAGTCACAATGGAGATTTTGTAATATGGAAAGAACAGAGAGTCACAATTACTTCCATATAACATGCACCAtcagggagcagcagcagcagcagcagcaacaacaacaacaacaacaacaacaacaacaacaacaacaacaacaacttgctaCCCACATCCCTGGGTGTATTgatactgtagaaataatgaaGATATAATAAACTTTGactgttgtggctcaatgctgtggaatcaagaGATTTGtggtttcacaaagtctttagccttttctacctaagattgctagtgcctcaccaagctcCAAATCCCAAaagtccatagcactgaaccatggcagttaatgcatgccaaactgcattaattctacaatgtagatgcccccTTAGTCTGCCTTCTCAGCAATTCCTATCTGATGTGGGAGAACCTAGAATCAGAAGTACCACCATCAGCGTAGTCTTTTCCTCACGGGATCACAATTTCCCAAGATGATATAAAAGGTCATTAGAAAGGCCAATCTAATAAGTCAGAATGCAGTAGGGACAAAAGGTGGGCCATATTACAAGGGAACCAAAACCCTGAATCTACAAGACCTGAAGAGGGCTgataacagggtgacttggatATGTCTCATAAAATTGATGGAAGTTAACAAAACCATGATTCAAGGAAGTATGACTTAAGCAATATTTTTCATCTTGTAGAGCATATATGCTATAAAGATATGAGTACAATTGCTCAgtggtgtcatagaatcatagaatcatagaatagaagagttggaagagacctcatgggccatccagtccaaccccctgccaagaagcaggaaatcgcattcaaagcacccccgacagatggccatccagcctctgct
Protein-coding sequences here:
- the syt4 gene encoding synaptotagmin-4, with product MAPITASREEFDEIPTVVGIFSAFGLVFTVSLFAWICCQRKSSKSNKTPPYKFVHVLKGVDIYPENLNSKKKFGAEDKGEAKNKSIIPKSSLHLDLEKRDLNGNFPKTVPKITSSSEVENSIPKVFPEREKDSVSPDSLKSISSLSSEEKQDKLGTLFFSLEYNFEKKAFMVNIKEARGLPAMDEQSMTSDPYIKMTVLPEKKHKVKTRVLRKTLDPAFDETFTFYGIPYTQVQDLSLHFMILSFDRFSRDDVIGEVLFPLSGIELSEGRLLMNKEIIKKNVRKSSGRGELLISLCYQSTTNTLTVVVLKARHLPKADVSGLSDPYVKVNLYHAEKRISKKKTHVKKCTPNAVFNELFVFDIPCEGLQEISIEFLVLDSDRGSRNEIIGRLTLGASAEGTAGEHWKEICEYPRRQIAKWHMLCDG